The genomic interval GACCTCACGACATTTTCCATTCAAGTGGTCAGGAAAGGAAATGGTTCTGATTATTCTTCATTTCCTAAATGCGGTTGGTTACGTTATGACAATGCGGCCTCcatttatactgtacatgtgtgtgtttcagcacaGACGACCGTCGAGACAGATGATCTCCAGGGAAACATTCTTTATTAGAGGTGTCGGACCAACAGCCCAAAAATTCTGACTCAGCAGCAGGAcagctatttaaaaataatttaaacttcAAATGCATGAATAACTATTTTcagtgaataataaataaactgctACACATGGAAATGACTAGGTGTAGCACAAACTGCTGCACAAAAGTGCTCAAACAACTTCCAAAACAGCAAAGAGGTCAGGAAACAATCTATATTATGTTATACAGTAAGATCGTAAGAACTACTAAACCCTGAGTGAATAAAAACAGTTGcataggtttttgttttttttccagagaggTTTTTTTAAGACATTACATTAAATAACTCACTGTTGTTCCCATAAAAACTGCATAGGAGAGTTTTAGAGGTAGTCAAATCTATGCTGCTCgatgttttatttgcatattttggACCTGTGCGTTCTAGATGCTCAGTGTTCGTGGCCCGGTGCTCTGGATCGCATTCATGATGGACAGGAGCACGTCCGAGGTGGAGCCCTTGCCTCCCAGGTCAGCAGTGTGCAGCTGGAGAACAAAGGCGAAAACACACGGCGAGAGAGAAGGATTATTCTCCATTGTCTGTGTAACATGTCATCCATCCGTTGAATGGAAGTTCTGAAACCATCAGCGGTATCCTAACTTAAATCCTACTGTACCCACAGGACTATTTCATACACTGATACATTTATTCTGCTTCCATTATTTGTCCGCATCCTGTCCAATTACAAACCAGGGTTCGATAGCAAAACACAAGTGTCGCTCATCTAATTATTGGACACATTATGGGGTTAACCGGTCTTCAGTGCGATGGGACGTACCCGCGTCTCGGTGACAGTGGAGAGGACGGCTCTGCGGATCATGCTGGCGTAGGCGTGGAGCTTCAGGTGGTCGAGCAGCAGGCAGGAGGCCAGCAGCATGGCCGTGGGGTTTGCCGTGTCGCGGTTGGCGATGCTCTTTCCTGTGTTCCTGGTTCCCTGCACACAGCGGAGCACGAATTCAACGGAGAGCACCGATGAAGAGCGAAAACTTATACACCCTTTGAAGAACTCTGATCAGTATTAAACTGTGACAGGGATCTTTGTGTTTCGCCCATGATTTTAGAGTTGCAGTCAGTCAGTTCAAATGCttcaaaaaaagaggaaaaagacattaaaactcTCTGATCTACTCAAAAGAGTTTAGTTTATGTtttgagatgctgctgctgctgctgctgctgctgaccagttggagtgagaggagggaaagggtggagagagagtgagagagaacagttgACATCTAATCCATAAAATTCTGGGGTGATCCTCTCACCGCTTCGAACATGGCATAGTTCTCTCCGTAGTTTGCTCCAGGCACCAGGCCTGGTCCTCCGACCAGCCCAGCGCACACACTGCTCACTACGTTGCCGTACAGGTTGGGCATGACCATCACGTCGAACTGCTGGGGCCTGGAAACAAGCTGatacacacaaaggaaaaataaagcatTGTTTACGTCTTATGAACAAGAACTATATGAACAAGGGCAAGACTGCATGAGAGTGAGGCCTGGTTTGTTGAGGAGATACGCTCTTTACTCTTCTGGTAGAAATTTAGAATAACTAGGTATAAGTATTTGTAAGTGTGACAGTAATCgtattttaaatattatccACGTTAGCCTTTACAGATAACTGTCAGGTTTAATATAGGAGCAGCAGCAATGTGATGCGCTGAGCATGATGACGGTGAGTATATGAACACAACACGATGGAATTAGCGGCGGGCTACCTGCATGGTGGTGTTGTCTACAATCATGCTGTCGAAGGTGATTTCAGGGTAACCGCTGGCAACCTCCTGACAGCACTCCAGGAAGAGCCCGTCAGCCAACTTCCTGCTCcaagaaagagacacaaacacacatatatatatatatatatcacgtCTTTCATTGAGAATGGTAAAAGATTGACAAATATGGAGGTAAAATGGAGGCAGACTCGGGGCCTTTGAGTCCTCGGGAACTGACatgatgtttgctttgtgtACTGCAGTGACTCGTCTGCGTCCGTTCTCCCGAGCCGCCCTGAACGCGTAGTCGGCGATGCGCAGAGATTTGGTCCTGGTGATAATCTTCAGACACTCCACGACGCCCGGTACATTCTGCAGATGCCAAGACAGAAAGCAGCCGCTGATAGGAATTTCGCCAGAGATACAGGTACTTCTTTGTGAAAGTGAATAGGaaccacataaacacacacacacacacacacctcgtgcTCCAGGCTGCTGTACTCGCCCTCTGTGTTCTCCCTGATGATCATGATGTCGATGTTTTTGTGGCGTGTCCTCACTCCGGGCAGAGACTGGCAGTGCATCACGTTGGCATACAGATCCAGAGTGGTGCTGCAGAGAGgacatggggagagaggaaggcagGAAGACGCTGCATGAGGTATTATGATTTTGTTAATGTCCGtcattattttctcttatttaCTTTCCTCTTATCTTCTGTCTTTTactgccatttttttctctcacattgcTTTTGATTCTATCAACGCACTTCATTCTACTGATCCGTACTAATGTTGTTTATCCTTTGCCACGTTTGTAGAGGACGTTGGCTCAAATCCTGTTGTTCTTAAATGAGCTATATGAATAAATCTGACTTTACTCGACTTGTAATTTGATCTGTTAAACAATGTATATACTTATATGAATCATTTGGTAGCTCCATCAATGTGGGGATAATCCCTGATAAGtacaatactactactactaaaactacaacaactTCTACTACagctactactgctgctactactaataatactactgctactactactactgctactactgctactactactactgctactactgctgctacttctactacttctatCCTCCATGTGCTTTGTCCATTAAGTCATTCAAAAATTGTGTGATCCCACAGTAACTTGCTGCAGAATGTTGCTGTACAAGTCAACTTCCTTTTCATCCTGTTTCtagctggttgttgttgttgttgttattaatataataatactatCAAAATTAACAATGATCCTAATCCGGGGTTTCTTTCTGAGCTCTGATACCAGAGAACATAAGAAGCATGAAAGTGCAGCATGTCATTTCAGTCGCCAACACTCTCCAATCAGTGAGTTCCCCTTCAGTCTGTGCGACGTCAGGTTTAATCCTCTTAGAGCTCGTTTGTAAGAAGCCAGCCGTGAACACGAACCACGAACCAGAACTAAAATGCAACAGTGAGTCATGAACCGAGCTACAGGGGTGAAACGTGGACTCACCGTAGCAGATTGTTCCGGGACTTGTAGGATGGTGGTAAGTTGTGGTTGGTCTCGATGTTgcctgtaaaaacaaataaagttaCACCTGaacactgacaaaacacacatatatatatatatatatatatatatatatatatatatatatatatatatataacatataagtACAATCTTTGTATCAGGTATACAGAATATCACAACTTTCTTTTCAAACCTGACACATTCAGATTCACATTCTTTGCTAAAAAATTATGTGAGACCTATTAAGATTATTTTATTCTTGACTGTTTGTTAatgctaatttattttttgtttcattattttttccttgtgaGTAAAATAAtgtgtgatattattattattatgatgagtCACATTAACCTACTAATCAACTGTAGTTTGTGAATTGtgataattgatttaattttaaaattggATCGTTAACATGATCGACAGTCTACCTTTAGCTCAAAGCATCACTGTGGAGCCTCACTTGTTTTAAATAGATAAATGCATAAATGATATATATTGTGGGACGTCGtgattatattttcatgtatatGTAGGTTACATTAACTGACTTTGCAGTAAGTGTTTCCCACACCTttagagtcacacacacacgcacacacacatatagatgaAACACCGACCTTTCAGTGCGACTCCGTTGCGTCTGATCGCCATTATGGCATTATTGATGTCATCTTCTGAGGCCACAGTTGAGTCCACGTTGACGACCTCAAAGTCCAAAGGTACGCAGCAGAACCTAATTATAAACAGGATAATATGGAGGGCACTGGTTATTGACCCTATCCtaaaacggtgtgtgtgtgtgtgtgtgtgtgtgtgtgtgtgtgtgtgtgtgtacctttaaCCCCTAGGTGTAGAGAGACAGGTTCCCTGAGGATCTTTTTTGTACATCATATGTTTATATTCACCCCATTCATTGTCAGTTTGGTTCCTTTTTTGATAACAATGCTGACAGTCTTACAATGCTTTATGTTAgttaaatatcattttaaaaaatctaaatatttactcacatattttcttcttcttataattattatgattatgagcCTATTATCAATAGGTTCCATTGCTGTggtttttcttcctgttaacagggagttattgtttttttttgtctcaccaCTGCCaccaagtgtttgctcattgtcGGAACTGCAGGGTTTCTCTCTCTACACAGTTGTAAGgcctcgacctcactatgtgtGTCGTGATTTGACGCTTCACAAATTAAAATCGAACTGAATCAACATCTCACCTGAATAGTTCACGCACGTGGTTGGCCAGCTCGGGTCCAATGCCATCCCCAGGAATCAGAGtcactgtgtgtctgcctccATACCGTGCAGGAGGAGGCtgtaacatacacacatttgtgaacacacacacacacactaccataCTACTGAGAAGACATAGTGGCTACCGACACATAGACAAACTTGTGATCTTCCGTCTGTTCTCCTACATCCTAGTACACGACTGATCCTCCGTcgctgtccgtgtgtgtgtgtgtgtgtgtgtgttaacaagGTCTTAATGTGCAGACATACTCACTATGTTCTGTCATTGATGGACGGAGGAAGGAGGGATTCAGAGCGGCGGAGAGAAAACAGGGAGGTTAGTAGGAGaaagtggagggggggaggggggcgacATCGATTACACAAAACGGTAAAGACATATTTAACGTGTTTTTGCTTCACGTGTGGGAGGTTGGGGGAAAACCTTTGCGTGTGCAACAGTGGGGTTATCGGGTCAGTATAGGAAGGTCAAGGTGTAAAGCGAGTGCGGGTCTGATGTTTCCATCCTTGTTAATCACAGCTGTTCTTTCTCCGCAACTCACTGTGTAGGTGGACGCGTGTCTCCGATTACATGCAGCAGCACCATAAACCTGTGGATACAGAAAACATGAGgttatttggagaaaaaaaaataaaaaattaagaatCAAGAGATAAATTAGCAAATGATCAATCACATGTGACgtgcttttatttaaaatccaaGCAATGTCGGGCAATTCATTTGCGACTTtaagaatatttttgttttcatttataagATTATATTATCTCTACAGTCAGTCTACTGACATCCGAAGATCTTCCTGGCACTTTCCGGAGGGGCAGCATGTAAGTACGTAAGAATGTAAGCAAATAttgctttggacattttcccgaactTTTCTCGTCAGGCCCCTGGTAAGATTTCGGGAAAATATCCGAGTGAGCGAGTGGGGTGTGATGATGTGTGGCCTCCTGACTTGCTcaattttgcggacattttatggaattcatgtctgaaatatCTCATCAAAGAACCAAACATTTCCAtctttgaccaaaaaaaaggtttgcttGTAGGTGTGGGGCATTGCTATCAAACATGTGTCAGGGTTCAGGGTGTGTGACAGGTAAACTCCAGAAAATCTCATGTCTGAAAACCAGgggaagagtattagggccaggcaggaagattttttttaatattcgaGACTAAAGTCGACTAAAGTCGAACTTTCGAGTATAAAGTCGAAATGAGCCTTAACGTCCATGTAGCGGGGGTCTGCAGCTGTCACACATTCACGTTGACtgacgttagcaaagctacgctagcttcggtgACTGCACGCCTCTCAACAATTCATTcacggttgtttgcaattgacCGTTATggtgtcaggacacacgttgatTGACGTGCACGTGCAAACACCTGTTGtcccgcatcgtttcttccatATCCAGCCGGTCAATAATAATATGGCAGCTTTACAACTTGgctagcagctagcgttagcttagccaACTGGCtaacaacacatcaacatccggttgtttggtgcagctgaaaagccccccccccctgaaactgaaactgcaaCTGCATCCGTGCAGGATCCAGTGCTTCGCCCTGAGTGGACGAACTAACAACCTTCTCCTTGTATCAGAGCCTGAATAATTCATCGCCCTGCGGGGAGAAGTTGGAAGAGTCGCCTGGTAACATGGACAGCCTGCAGCTAAGAGGAGACTGTTGCTAAGCGGAGACTGTTGCTAAGAGGCGACTGTTGCTAAGAGGCGACTGTTGCTCGAACGACAGCGAGTTATCAACAAACAAGTTATCAACACACAAGAGAGAGGTGCTGAAggacagcgacacacacacacacacacacacacacacacacacacacacacacacacacacacacacacacacacacacacacacacacagagagagagagagagagccagggaCCAGTTCCCCGACCGACCCTTAATCTGCTTATACAGCGTCACCCGGTGTCCGCGGTGCTCGGGATCATTCCCCGGTAAAACACTTCACACGTCAGAAGCACACAAGTCTGTCAGTTGATCTGATAAccgcctgcagctgctggggGGGGGAGACGCGGACTGTTCCTACCCTGGGACACCGGTTGATGAGCAGGGGCTTCAGGGATCCGGACAGAGACCGAACACACCGGGCcgtcatgttcatgttcactctctctctctctctctccgccgaTGGACGGACGATGCGGGGGCGAGCTGCGCGCTCACGttaatccctctctctccctcgccctctcactctctctctctctctctctctccctctctctctctccctcgccctctcactctctatctctctctctctctccctctctctctctctttctctctctctctttcgctctctctctctctttctctccctctctctctcactctctctctccctctctctctctctttctctctccctctctctctctctttctctctctctctttcgctctctctctctctttctctccctctctctctctctccctctcactctttctctctctctctctccccccctctcttcctctctctctacccccctctccctctctctctctccctctctctccccctctcttcctctccctccccctctcttcctctctctctacccccctctctctatctctctctctctccctctctctccccctctcttcctctccctccccctctcttcctctctctctacccccctctctcccccccccccccctctctctcagtttgcCTCGTTGTGATGAAGAGTTCCTCTTTATTATTCCTTCAGGAGTCTGtatgcactctctctctccgggtGGGGGCCTTGGTCcggtttttgtattttcaaatggtctgctataattttaaaaaatgggatTTATGAGGAGTCACCACCTGCTACATTCCATGAGATGACAGaaaacaggagtgtgtgtgtgcgcgtgtgtgtgtgtgactttgatcCTCTGATCTTTGCATCACCGGGGGATCATGTGATatggattttcatttcatttcttggtataaataaaaagcaaccCAAGTACTCAAGCATccataagaataaataaatataaatacatgaaacaaatcaaaaccaaaaggCATTCAATAGGCAGCATATGGTGCAGTAGCAGCAttacgaaaaagaaaaaaaaaagtaaaaactctCCAAATAGAAACACTGACAGAGGCATGgacttgttttttattacagtgtgtTAACACTCAAAGCAAACTCCAAAAATAAActccacattgttttttttaaattcagtgtagtaaacaactTAAATATTCTAATATGAAATAGTATAAAATCAGTTGACACAGCTGTTTGTAGCATCAAATAGTCTTTCTGCCCCTGGTCCCTTCGTCTTGTGACTTTTTCAAGCttatttacacacacgcacgcgcacacacacacacacacacacacacacacacactaccataCTACTGAGAAGACATGGAAGCTACCGACACATAGTCAAACTTGTGACCTTCCGTCTGTTCTCCTACATCCTAGCAAATGCTAGCTCCGTCGctgtccgtgtttgtgtgttaacaaGGTCTTAATGTGCAGACATACTCACTATGTTCTGTCATTGGTGGACAGAGAAAACAGGGATGTTAGTAGGAGAAAGTCTGTATTCATTTTGTGGTTATGTaactcacacacattttgtatCACTTTGCATCATTCTGTTGTCGTCACTTGGTTTACTGTCGTCCCTTTGTGGcgttttgcatgtgtttgtagtCACgtgtggtcattttgtgtcaCTTTCCTAGTcgtttattgtgtttgttttcttgttttgcatctttttcctttctctgtcactctctggAGACTTTGCGTCACATCTGGGTCCTCGAGTGATTATTTTCGCACGTCTTTGTCGCCATTTGATATCTCTTTGTAGCTGTTTTgcgtccttttttaaaaatcattttgtgtatttgtgattATTGTTCATCGCTTTGTGGTAATTGTGCAtcactttttcattatttcattattccatattgttttacatcatttgtgttcatttgagtgacctttaaaaaaatacatcaacaaCATCACACTTCGTACAGAGGTTATGATATTAACAATCCAACTACCTGTCTCCTTGTGACTCCTCCAGCCCCCGGTCATCTCTCTGGTCGGAGGTaaggaagaagacaaacactTGCGGTGCACTTGCAGTATTTGGAGCTGGCTTCATGTCACTATGCCAACCAGAACATGGCCCTGAGGCTCGCTggcccagtttttttttattatcagtgGGCCTCTCACTTTCCCTTTAAGAGCACATAAGCTAAGCacaaccaccagggggcgacagaGATTTTAACATGGACGGGACAGCGCCATTCTACCTGTTACACCCACCcaatcatttattcatgcacCAAGTAACGACTggttcattttctaaatgtattgATCCAATGGTTTTGATTATCTTTATTTCCAAAATCACTGCTAATACGCACGTGCTGGTAGCTACTTTACGGCAGAGATTTAAGCATCAACAGTAGCGTAAAATAACAGCAGCTATACTACAACAAGCTAACTTCACATCTTTAACTTGTAGTCACGGGGACAAGATAACATCGTTCCAACTCGAATCGATTGTGGATACCTTGGAGAAATTCTACTCTCctggtttttggggttttttttttatcttcctccAAACCGTGGCCACTCTTCTGCCGGGACTTGTAGTTTATTTCCCCTCGTCACGCCAGCGTCCGCAGGTCGGACGTGATGCGGACCTCAGACTACATTTCCCAGCGTCCCCCGCGGCGGCGCCGGCGCCGCCTCCTGCCGTACAGTCCATCCGCCTTCCCTCCCACTCCACTGGGCCGCGAGGAAGTCGCAAGATGGCTGATGTCGCTTGGAAGTAATGTTCCCCCCTGCACCATGAAGCCGTGAGTGTAGAAGAAAGCGAGGGAGGCACCAtcgggcttttcttttttattttctttttagttaacttttctttcatttcgTCAAACATCCATCTCATTCCGCGTCGTGTCCGCCCCGGACTTGTCTTCGGGAGTTGACGCGTCAAATCACGCCGGGGACCCTGCCAGCCAGCAGCTAACGGCTAGCCGCACCGTTAGCAAATACCAGCCGAGCTCAGCCAGTCAGCCGGGAACACGCACACTCACGCTAGTTAGTTTGGGGTCTTTTTTCATCCACATTCTGTCACCGGCGAGTCACCGAGCCGCGCTACGCGTGTGCCGACGTTTTTTTGCCCGAGGTCGCGCAGAATAAATGTCCAAATTATTGACTCTAGAACGACCGAAGGAGGCTGCTCGGCGCAACATCATGTCCGCGAACTGGCCGTCCTGCCGCCTGCTAACTAATGCGCAGTATTGACTCTGTTTCATGTGCACAAACCAGCAGTGATCCATTTCTTTCGCAGGCATCGCTCCGTAAATGATCCACCGCCCTGCTGCATTTGCGTCACTTGCTTGCAGGCGATACATTTCGGAAGCTGCTAATTGCTAAAACGCCAAATTATGGGAGCAGGAAATGTGTCGAACTTTTTCTGCTGGTAGGTAGCTGCACTGGCCTTGCTGGCGCctcaccaaaagaaaaaagaaaaagaaaaaaaatccacagggATGGACACTACACCGAGCACACAAGACCAAAACTGAAACACGACAAAATTGGCttctttattattcatttttcatatcgCCGAATAAGTAGCGTCGGCTGACCGGGCTCGTGCAGCCGCGCGCGGTGCCTCGCTCCGCCGGTCCGACTGACAGACACGTTGTCTCGCAGGGTTTCAACCGAGCCCAAGTTCGTCCACTACACCGGAGACCAGCTAGCTTGCCTGAGGCGCACGGCTAGCTGCAGTCTCGCCCCCACACCACGTTACAAACACGGCGTACAGAACGTACTCGGAGCCCGCGCCCGGCCAGACGCACCGGCTCAACAACACCGTCATGGGAGTGCAGGGCTTCCAAGAGTATCTGGAGAAGCGGTGTCCCGGGGCCGCGGTCCCGGTGGACCTCCTGAAGCTCGCCCGCACCGCGGCCCGCCAGCCcccgcaccaccaccacccgcaccaccaccaccacccgcacCACCACCCGCATCACCCCGGGCCCATGCCTCCCCCGCCTCCGCCTGCCAGGATCCTGATCGACGCCGACTCCGGCCTGCAGCGGCTCTACGGCGGCTACCAGACGGACTGGGTGTGCGGCGGCGAGTGGAACGCCATGCTGGGCTACCTGGCCGCCCTGTCGCAGGCCTGCCTGTACCAGGGCGGCCTGGAGCTCGTCGTGGTTTTCAACGGCACACTGGGGAAGGAGCGCTGGCCCGAGTGGGCGCGGCGAGCGCAGGGCCAGCGGCAGACGGCGCAGCTGATAGTCAACCACGTCGGCAGCAAGGCCACCCCGCCTCCCCGGGCATGGTTCCTGCCCCCGGCTTGCCTCAGCCACTGCGTCCGCCTCGCCATGTTCCGCTTCCGAGTGCGGGTGAGCAACTGTGATGTTGTTGGCTGTGTGACGTGTGTTTTATTGTGGGTCATGGCGTGTCGTTCATTTGCAAcagttgccccccccctccctccctccctccctcattttctcttcttcttagCAGCACGTAGCTTACATCATCCAGCAAGTGCCCTCCCCGCCGACATGAGACAGT from Scophthalmus maximus strain ysfricsl-2021 chromosome 3, ASM2237912v1, whole genome shotgun sequence carries:
- the LOC118316526 gene encoding isocitrate dehydrogenase [NAD] subunit gamma, mitochondrial-like isoform X1; its protein translation is MNMTARCVRSLSGSLKPLLINRCPRVYGAAACNRRHASTYTNIPPPARYGGRHTVTLIPGDGIGPELANHVRELFRFCCVPLDFEVVNVDSTVASEDDINNAIMAIRRNGVALKGNIETNHNLPPSYKSRNNLLRTTLDLYANVMHCQSLPGVRTRHKNIDIMIIRENTEGEYSSLEHENVPGVVECLKIITRTKSLRIADYAFRAARENGRRRVTAVHKANIMKLADGLFLECCQEVASGYPEITFDSMIVDNTTMQLVSRPQQFDVMVMPNLYGNVVSSVCAGLVGGPGLVPGANYGENYAMFEAGTRNTGKSIANRDTANPTAMLLASCLLLDHLKLHAYASMIRRAVLSTVTETRLHTADLGGKGSTSDVLLSIMNAIQSTGPRTLSI
- the LOC118316526 gene encoding isocitrate dehydrogenase [NAD] subunit gamma, mitochondrial-like isoform X2; this translates as MAIRRNGVALKGNIETNHNLPPSYKSRNNLLRTTLDLYANVMHCQSLPGVRTRHKNIDIMIIRENTEGEYSSLEHENVPGVVECLKIITRTKSLRIADYAFRAARENGRRRVTAVHKANIMKLADGLFLECCQEVASGYPEITFDSMIVDNTTMQLVSRPQQFDVMVMPNLYGNVVSSVCAGLVGGPGLVPGANYGENYAMFEAGTRNTGKSIANRDTANPTAMLLASCLLLDHLKLHAYASMIRRAVLSTVTETRLHTADLGGKGSTSDVLLSIMNAIQSTGPRTLSI